CAGCAGGTCGGGGTATTCGTCGCGCAGCGTCAGGATGCAGGACGGCTCCAGGCCCACCACGCGCACCCCCTGCTCCACGTGGGGCAGCAGCCGGGCGACGTTCCAGGCGGCGTTGTCCTTGGCCTCCTGGAGCATGCCCTTGGAGATCATCGGCCGGCCGCAGCAGCGCCGCGGCACGGTCATGACGCGGTAGCCGCAATGCTCCAGCAGGCGCGTGGCCGCCACCGCCACGTCGGGCGTGTTGTAGGTGTTGAAGGTGTCGTGGAACAGGATCACCGAGCCGCGGGAGCCGTTGCCCGCGGCGCCATGCCGCTTCCACCAGTCCTCGAAGTTGTGGCGCGCGAAGCTCGGCAGCGGGCGCCGGCGATCGATGCCCAGGAGCCGGTCCAGCAACCAGCGGCTCACCGGGTTGCCGTTGACCCGGTTGGCCACGGGCGCCAGCAGCGAGCCCCAGCGGCTCAGGGAACCGATGCGTCCGAACAGGCGGCTGCGCAGGGACACGCCGTGGACTTGCTGGTAATGGTACAGGAACTCGTACTTGAGCTTGGCCATGTCCACGTTGGACGGGCATTCGGCCTTGCACCCCTTGCATTCGAGGCACAGGTCCAGCACCTCGTGCAACCCCTCGCCGGTGAACTCCGAGCGCGGCACCTTGCCCGACAGCACGGCGCGGAACGCGGTGGCGCGCCCGCGGGTGGAGTGCTTCTCCTCCAGGGTGGCCATGTACGAGGGGCACATGGTGCCCCCCAGGGTCTTGCGGCACGCTCCGGTGCCGTTGCACATCTCCACCGCGGCCACGAAGCCCCCCTGGTCGCTGAAATCCAGCATGGTCTGGGGCTGCCACGTCTTGTAGGACGTGCCGTAGCGCAACGAGTCGGTCATGGGCGGGGCGTCCACGATCTTGCCGGGGTTCAGCAGGTTGTGCGGGTCGAACAGGCGCTTGACCTTGCGGAACTCCTGGTACAGCTCGGGACCGAAGAGCTTCTCGTTCAGGTGGCTGCGCGCCAGACCGTCGCCGTGCTCCCCGGACATGGCGCCGCCGAACTCCATCACCAGGTCGGAGATCTCGCGCGAGATCACCGTCATCTTCTCCACCTCGCCCGCCTCCTTGAGGTTGATGAACGGGCGGATGTGCATGCACCCCACCGAGCAGTGGCCGTAGTAGCCGGCGCGCACCCCGTGGCCGCCGAGGACCTCGCGGAAGCGCTTGATGAACTCCGGCAGCTTCACCGGGTCCACCGCCGTGTCCTCGACGAAGGCGATGGGCTTCTTCTCGCCCTTGACGCCCAGCAGCAGCCCGAGCCCCGCCTTGCGCACGCCCCAGATCCGGTTCACCTCGCCCGGCTCGTACGCCACCGACGCGGCGTAGCCCATGCCCTCGCGCTGTCGCAGCGCCTCCAGCCGGTCCACCTTGTCGCGCACTTCCTCGGCGGTGTCGCCGTCGTACTCCACCATGAGGATGGCGTCGGGGTCGCCCTGCACGAACCCCAGGCGCTTGGACTGCTCGATGTTGTTGCGCGCCAGGTCGAGTATGGGCTTGTCGGTAAGCTCCATGGCGTAGGGGTTGGTGGCGAGGATCGCTTCCGACACGCCCAGGGCGTCCTGGAGGTCGTGGAAATGCAGGACGTCCAGCGCGGTGAACCTGGGCTTCGGCACCAGACGCATCTTCGCTTCCACCACGCACGCCAGGGTCCCTTCGGAGCCCACGATCAGGCGCGCGAGGTTGAACGGCTGGTCCTTGGTGAACTCGTCCAGATTGTAGCCCGAGACCCGGCGCATGAGCTTGGGATAGCGCTCGGCGATGAGCGCGCTGGCCGAATCCACCAGCGGTGGAAGTTCGCGGTAGATGCGGTTCTCGAGTCCCTTGCCGGACTGCTGGTGGGCGAGACTGTCAGCCGGCACGTCGCGCAGCACCACCTCGCTGCCGTCCGCCAGCAGCACGGTCAGCTCCAGCACGTGGTCCAGGGTCTTGCCGTAGACGATGGAGTGGGCGCCGGCGGAATTGTTGCCGATCATGCCGCCGATGGTGGCCCGGTTGGAGGTGGAGGTGTCGGGGCCGAAGAGCATGCCCATGGGCGCCACGTGCGTGTTGAGGGCATCCTGCACGACGCCGGGCTGGACCCGGCACCACAGTTCCTCCCGGTTCACCTCGAGCACCTGGTTCATGTACTTGGAGAAGTCCATGACGATGGCGTGGCCCACCGTCTGGCCCGCCAGCGAGGTGCCGCCGCCCCGCGCCAGCACCGGCACCCGGTGCTTGTTGGCCACCTCGATGACCGCCTGGACGTCCCCCTTGTGACGGGGCACGACAACGCCCACGGGCTCCACCTGGTAGATGGACGCGTCCGTGGCGTAGAGCAGCCGCGAGTACGCGTCGAACCGGACCTCGCCCTCCACGTGTTTGCGGAGCTCGGCCTCGGTGTCCCGGTAATCCTGCGAAGCTTCACGCGCCATCGGCAAATTCTCCTCGCGGCTACCATAGCACGAATCGGACGACGATTGCCCAAGCCCGCGAAACAGCCCGCCAATGCTTGCGTTTCCCGGGGTTGTGCGCTATCCACGCCCTCAGGAGAGTATCCTCA
The DNA window shown above is from Deltaproteobacteria bacterium and carries:
- a CDS encoding FAD-binding protein — translated: MAREASQDYRDTEAELRKHVEGEVRFDAYSRLLYATDASIYQVEPVGVVVPRHKGDVQAVIEVANKHRVPVLARGGGTSLAGQTVGHAIVMDFSKYMNQVLEVNREELWCRVQPGVVQDALNTHVAPMGMLFGPDTSTSNRATIGGMIGNNSAGAHSIVYGKTLDHVLELTVLLADGSEVVLRDVPADSLAHQQSGKGLENRIYRELPPLVDSASALIAERYPKLMRRVSGYNLDEFTKDQPFNLARLIVGSEGTLACVVEAKMRLVPKPRFTALDVLHFHDLQDALGVSEAILATNPYAMELTDKPILDLARNNIEQSKRLGFVQGDPDAILMVEYDGDTAEEVRDKVDRLEALRQREGMGYAASVAYEPGEVNRIWGVRKAGLGLLLGVKGEKKPIAFVEDTAVDPVKLPEFIKRFREVLGGHGVRAGYYGHCSVGCMHIRPFINLKEAGEVEKMTVISREISDLVMEFGGAMSGEHGDGLARSHLNEKLFGPELYQEFRKVKRLFDPHNLLNPGKIVDAPPMTDSLRYGTSYKTWQPQTMLDFSDQGGFVAAVEMCNGTGACRKTLGGTMCPSYMATLEEKHSTRGRATAFRAVLSGKVPRSEFTGEGLHEVLDLCLECKGCKAECPSNVDMAKLKYEFLYHYQQVHGVSLRSRLFGRIGSLSRWGSLLAPVANRVNGNPVSRWLLDRLLGIDRRRPLPSFARHNFEDWWKRHGAAGNGSRGSVILFHDTFNTYNTPDVAVAATRLLEHCGYRVMTVPRRCCGRPMISKGMLQEAKDNAAWNVARLLPHVEQGVRVVGLEPSCILTLRDEYPDLLRNEPARLVAGRTLLIEELLMGDDVASSLTNGGSPRPPVLLHGHCHQKALVGMAPTVSVLRDAGHEVREVDSGCCGMAGSFGFEKEHYDVSVTIANRRLVPAVETTPEDARVVASGISCRQQIEHLTGRRALHPVEVLWEDAREAGA